GTTTCAATCTTCCAGAAATTAAAGGGGGATCAATGTTAATAATGAGAAAACATGCGGACATAAAATTCCTAAACTACCATAACCACAAAGACGCGAGCGCCCCCAAAACAAGCCAAAACCCCGAAAAAGGTATTCAGGACAAAGGGATAAAATCATAACATCGACACAATATcacaacaaacacaaacaagaacACCCCTCCAACAACAGCCACTGCTCAAGATTCGTCCTCTTCCTGAACATCATCTTCGTCTTCATATTCATAACCTTCATCGTCCGCAGTTGCATCTTGGTATTGCTGGTACTCCGAGACAAGGTCATTCATGTTGCTCTCAGCCTCAGTAAACTCCATTTCATCCATACCCTCACCGGTGTACCAGTGCAAGAAAGCCTTTCTGCGGAACATAGCCGTGAATTGCTCACTCACCCTCCTGAACATTTCCTGGATAGATGTAGAATTCCCAATGAAGGTTGATGCCATCTTGAGCCCAGTTGGGGGGATATCACAAACAGTGGACTTCACATTGTTGGGGATCCATTCCACAAAGTAGGATGAGTTCTTGTTCTGGACATTAATCATTTGCTCGTCGACCTCCTTGGTGCTCATTTTACCACGGAACATTGCAGAAGCTGTCAAGTAACGACCATGGCGAGGATCAGCTGCACACATCATGTTCTTGGCATCCCACATTTGTTGGGTCAACTCGGGTACGGTGAGAGCCCTGTACTGTTGGGATCCACGGGAAGTGAGAGGGGCAAACCCTACCATGAAGAAGTGCAGACGAGGGAAGGGAATGAGATTCACGGCGAGTTTGCGAAGATCTGAGTTGAGTTGACCAGGGAATCGAAGACAACATGTTACACCACTCATGGTGGCAGAAATTAGGTGATTCAGATCTCCAACTGTTACGAAACAATGACGAATACAAAATGTCAATCATAAAAATCAGAGAACTGCGATACTCTTTATGtaacacaacacaaaaacaacCACAGCAAATAGAATATGAAATGAACTCACAGCTTGGAGTGGTGAGCTTAAGGGTACGGAAGCAGATGTCATAGAGAGCTTCGTTGTCCAAAACCATGCATTCGTCTGCATTCTCAACGAGCTGGTGCACTGATAGAGTTGCATTGTATGGCTCAACAACAGTGTCAGAAACCTTAGGGGATGGGAACACGGAAAATGTGAGCATCATTCGATCAGGGTACTCTTCCCTGATCTTCGAGATCAAAAGTGTTCCCATTCCAGAACCAGTTCCACCACCGAGAGAGTGGCAAACCTGAAATCCTGAAAATACACGCAACATACACTTAGCAACATAGTCAccgaaaaatagaaaatcacCAAATTCCGCGCAAGACAAAAGCTGCCAAAATATAGCTTACTTATCAACTTACAACAGCCTGGGCATTACTTAACaacaaataataacataaacagCTAAATGAACTATACAGAGAACAACATCCACAGCTCACCATTTACACTAGCTTTACTTTCAAAAAATATGAGAGAGAGGAAACAAAACGCTGTCAATATCTCCAACAATACCGGCAGTCATTAAGCTAAGAATTATAATACTTACaaatcatcaaaacaaaaacgaGTTATCAGATCAAGATTCGTTCAACATACACGGTAGCTTCACTCCAAAGTTGGAAATCAGAAACCACCGATTTTAACTCCGAAGCATACAACGACACTCAAACAAACACGAATCAAGAAATCAATAACAGAACATGAGAGTAATTTCAACTacacaaaaccctaaaagaaaTTCGAGTAAGAATACCTTGAAGGCAGTCACAGTTTTCCGCCTCCTTCCTAACAACATCAAGAACGGAGTCAATTAACTCAGCTCCCTCGGTATAGTGACCCTTGGCCCAGTTGTTTCCGGCGCCGGACTGTCCGAAGACGAAGTTATCCGGGCGGAAAATCTGGCCGTAGGGTCCAGATCTGACGCTGTCCATGGTCCCTGGCTCCAGATCCATGAGCACCGCCCTAGGGACAAATCTCCCGCAACTCGCCTCATTGTAGTACACGTTCACTCGCTCCAGTTGCAACTCATTGTCCCCCTTGTACCTTCCCGTCGAATCAATCCCGTGCTCCGCGCACACCACCTCCCAGAACTTCGCTCCGATCTGGTTCCCGCATTGTCCACCCTGGATATGAAGAATCTCACGCATCTTCGCTGAAAACACGAGTTCAAGAAAACACCAACGAGGAGATACAAAGAAGTGAAGCGCAGAGAGTGAACGTGAACCCTCGTCTGTgacgaagaagaagacgaaTAGCCTTTTATAGGACAGATACGTAACGCCGTTAAGTGGGCCTGAGCAGTTAACGGGAGAATTGACGAGCCCGTTGGATTTAAGGgggaatttaaaatttgaaaagcgGACAGAAATTTTTGAATCTTCTGAAGAAAGGTTCCTCCGTGGTCAGGCTTATTTGTTCTTTGTATTTAACACCATCGGATGGCATTTGATTCATTTCCATCCGGCCACGTGGCGAATTTTTGATTTTGAGATGCTCCTTCCGGCCGTTAATGTGTGGAGGAGTGTGCCTGCTCTGACACGCTTCAGTTCGAGACAGTGAGGTTTTAAACAGAAGCGTTACGCTCTTGGTTTGCGCGTGATATGACGCGCCGTGTGCATGTGGGAGCAAGTGGGGTACTGTTTTGGGTTTTTCGGCTTTGGGCCAGAGTGGCACGTGATTGCGGGCTGGTTCATGTGAGTTGCTCCTCTTTCTTCTAATTCTGTCTATGCTGCTCAGGTAAACATTTATtctcaatttaaataataatatttaaagtggcttcaattcaaatataaaacatagATTCACATCCAATTTGTATAGTCTTTCTGCCATGTGACTGCTTCTTCACCTTCCAGGCTTCACTGGTTTATCTATAacagtaactttttttttctttgtcgtTTTTAAATTGCTTGCTTTGTCATGAAGCAAATAATCTTTTTCGCCTTCAAGATGCTTTgtattatctataaatataaattaccactttcaagaaaaaaattgtacttaATTCCCAAGTTTGTATTTGCTGTATCTAATTGTATCGAATATCACGAAAACTTCTTCTGAAATTAACCTTAAAAAGATCAAATTCTTATTTCTGTCAAACGTAAACCTGACTTATTTCAGGTTAATTAGGAAGGGTTTGACttcataattaattagttatatttaacTGCTGagaattaaagataaaacttaaatttattgcAAGATAACGGCATCTTAAAaggttttattattgttataagtGCATGAGTCAAACTCACAAACATAAGACTCACACCTTTTGTAACCCAAAATACTAAAAtactttacatttttatatttctattaaatgTGATATTTAaactcatatttaaatttttaacaactttttttaagtgtgagctatttttatattagtatttttcctttcaatatAAATAGCTGGTATCACTAATAATATAAATCTTTaagataaattcaattttttcatattcattaaaaaaCTTGAACTGAATTAAATTTCAAGCATAATTAAGAAGATAATCTGTCTGAAATATTTATTGAAGGAATTAGgaagaataaataaatgattttatagtTTAGGATTGAGAAATAATAATAACGATGCATTCTTTGAACCAAAATGTACTTTGATGTCTGGTTGTGTATGGCAGTACTAAAAATTTGGATTAGCATTTGACATATCAGAAGAGACGGAAGATGGACCATGTTTTGGATTTACATGCTTTTATAATGTTGTCCTTTTATTCCAGCTATGATGAAAATGGCAGTTAGTATAGTCGAGGTTGGAGCAGGGTGTGTAAACGTTTCTTTCACTCTAGCCAAAGATTGAAAGTGGAGGCATTGAGAAAAGCGTGTAGGGTCCTTTATCCATGGATTTATAAGAATAGAAGCAAAGGAAACATTAAGTGAGAGCAGAGGTAGTAATCACAAAACCCTTCATCACAAAGTCACCAactttttcatactttttaaaTGGATCCAATGCTCAACTATAAAGTAATCATTCTAAGAGACCATGTTGGAGTGGTTCAATGACTTTATTATGCTTCTAAATTGCTTCATTATGTCTTccttgttataatttttttctatagttATCTTTGCCAGATACATCTGTAAGCAAAGGCAAAGGCAAAGGACTGATGAGACACTGATTTCAGAATCTAGTTGCACTTTCTCATCAACAAGTGACATAATAACTTATTATGGACATTTTCTATGAGCACTCGTGCTTTGATAACAAGCAAACTACTCTTGTTGGATTCTAAATCTAATCTTGGGTCAAAGCGGTCTCTAAACAACTTGGATTACGTTgagaatttatattaaatataaatttatcacGATTTAATGAATTTGTTGTTTGTCTATACCGTTAAATGTAAatatacttttcaaaaataaattaattcatttgatCAAAATATTGTATCTCTTGTTTGTTTACTTAACTAATATGTTTTCGAATAATTCTTAATCTATTTGATGGTGTTTTGGTTTTTAAGagataaaatgtattttttttagatatttatagACTTGTATTATGAGAATTTTATACTATAGCTTCATAAAATAcgatattaaattttactagaatatcaagaaaacacgctttaaataataaaagtgaattttGTAACCAAATAATAGGATGAATAGGAAGAAACAATCAAAAGGGATAATTGATCGAGCAAGTTGGAGTCTATCGTCATATGTCATGTAATCTATATAAGTACTGACCGCACAATTAGGAAAAGTGGGAGACATCCTCTAGTAATTACCATTTTAAACATCACTTCAAATCAAGATTAATGGTAAGCGTTATTTTGTAGGTAATGGAACATGATTGGGTCATGATTAGGGTTTCACCAATATCAAGTATGTCTTCGAACCTATAAATAGAAGTCGAAGGTAAAAAAAGAAGTGATTGCATTTATTACATGTTTAAGACTTTGTTCCGATTAATCACTAACTTGAACATCATGGTGTTTTTAACATGTACAAACGATTTGAATTGTAACCAGTGAAATATTTAAACCAAAAACATCGAAAATTATCTAAGTTGATTTAaagtaaaagtataaataagtgtttttgtgaaagataaaaaaaaaattaaacttacttGTTGGTATTCGAATAATAGAAtcttaaatagaaaataagtgATAATAACTTTAGGATTTTTAACAtttgaataatgaaatattagaCACACAATGAGTAATAATATCTTCATGATTTTTAGCATTGTGAAAtcttttatatacaaaaatacgAGTTATGTATTAAATgtaagaaaagagagaggatgaaaaaaaaaaaactttcttttctattttatttacttGCTTCTTGCTTTTGCTCCTTTATATCAGACCTTGCATACATTGCTAGTCACATGTAACCTTATTTGAACATAAATGTTTCTTTAGAGCATATGATTACAACTGTCATAGGCCAAAATCATTATATTTACAGTAAACTCtcaaatgattaattttaaaatcactCTCTCTAGTT
This genomic interval from Vigna radiata var. radiata cultivar VC1973A chromosome 8, Vradiata_ver6, whole genome shotgun sequence contains the following:
- the LOC106771872 gene encoding tubulin beta-1 chain codes for the protein MREILHIQGGQCGNQIGAKFWEVVCAEHGIDSTGRYKGDNELQLERVNVYYNEASCGRFVPRAVLMDLEPGTMDSVRSGPYGQIFRPDNFVFGQSGAGNNWAKGHYTEGAELIDSVLDVVRKEAENCDCLQGFQVCHSLGGGTGSGMGTLLISKIREEYPDRMMLTFSVFPSPKVSDTVVEPYNATLSVHQLVENADECMVLDNEALYDICFRTLKLTTPSFGDLNHLISATMSGVTCCLRFPGQLNSDLRKLAVNLIPFPRLHFFMVGFAPLTSRGSQQYRALTVPELTQQMWDAKNMMCAADPRHGRYLTASAMFRGKMSTKEVDEQMINVQNKNSSYFVEWIPNNVKSTVCDIPPTGLKMASTFIGNSTSIQEMFRRVSEQFTAMFRRKAFLHWYTGEGMDEMEFTEAESNMNDLVSEYQQYQDATADDEGYEYEDEDDVQEEDES